In one window of Gossypium arboreum isolate Shixiya-1 chromosome 4, ASM2569848v2, whole genome shotgun sequence DNA:
- the LOC108489309 gene encoding 60S ribosomal protein L4, with product MAAAARPLVSVQTIESDMATDATPTVPLADVMKASIRPDIVTFVHDNISKNSRQPYAVSKRAGHQTSAESWGTGRAVSRIPRVPGGGTHRAGQGAFGNMCRGGRMFAPTKIWRRWHRKINVNQKRYAVASAIAASAVPSLVMARGHRIEAVPEMPLVISDAVESVEKTSGAIKVLKQIGAYPDVEKAKDSQGIRPGKGKMRNRRYISRKGPLIVYGTEGAKLIKAFRNIPGVEVANVERLNLLKLAPGGHLGRFIIWTKSAYEKLDTIYGSFDKPSEKKKGYVLPRSKMVNADLGRIINSDEVQSVVKPIKKEIKRAPLKKNPLKNLNAMLKLNPYAKTARRMSLLAEAQRVKAKEEKLDKKRKPISKEEATAIKSAGKAWYQTMISDSDYTEFENFSKWLGVSQ from the exons ATGGCCGCCGCCGCGCGCCCTCTTGTCTCCGTCCAAACCATAGAGTCTGACATGGCTACTGATGCCACCCCAACCGTTCCTCTCGCTGATGTGATGAAAGCCTCGATTCGACCCGACATCGTCACCTTCGTCCACGACAATATATCCAAAAACAGCCGTCAACCCTATGCCGTCTCCAAACGCGCTGGTCACCAAACTTCAGCTGAATCCTGGGGTACCGGTCGTGCCGTCTCGCGTATCCCTCGTGTTCCTGGTGGGGGTACTCACCGTGCAGGCCAAGGTGCTTTCGGAAACATGTGTCGCGGTGGACGCATGTTTGCTCCTACCAAGATCTGGCGCCGCTGGCACCGGAAAATCAATGTTAACCAGAAGCGTTACGCCGTTGCTTCCGCCATCGCCGCCTCCGCTGTTCCTTCCCTCGTCATGGCACGTGGCCACCGCATTGAGGCTGTACCGGAGATGCCGCTGGTCATTTCTGATGCTGTTGAGAGCGTTGAGAAAACCTCGGGTGCAATCAAGGTTTTGAAACAGATCGGAGCATATCCTGATGTTGAAAAGGCTAAGGACAGCCAAGGAATCCGACCCGGAAAAGGAAAAATGAGGAATCGGAGGTACATTTCCCGTAAAGGTCCTTTGATTGTTTACGGGACTGAGGGAGCTAAGCTTATTAAAGCCTTCCGTAACATTCCTGGAGTGGAGGTTGCCAACGTGGAGAGGCTTAATCTGTTGAAACTGGCACCTGGTGGTCACCTTGGAAGGTTCATTATTTGGACCAAATCGGCTTACGAGAAGCTGGACACAATTTACGGGTCATTTGATAAGCCTTCTGAGAAGAAGAAAGGGTACGTACTGCCTCGATCTAAGATGGTGAACGCTGATCTGGGTAGGATTATCAACTCTGATGAGGTGCAGTCGGTTGTGAAGCCCATTAAGAAGGAGATCAAGAGGGCACCTTTGAAGAAGAACCCACTCAAGAACTTGAATGCTATGCTGAAGTTGAACCCATATGCGAAGACTGCTAGGAGGATGTCTCTTTTAGCCGAGGCACAACGTGTTAAAGCTAAGGAGGAGAAGCTTGACAAGAAGAGGAAGCCCATTTCTAAG GAGGAGGCAACAGCAATCAAGTCAGCAGGCAAAGCATGGTATCAGACTATGATCTCCGACAGTGATTACACAGAGTTTGAGAACTTCTCTAAGTGGTTGGGTGTGTCTCAGTAA